A segment of the Triticum urartu cultivar G1812 chromosome 1, Tu2.1, whole genome shotgun sequence genome:
ACAATGCTATGTCACGGAATGGGGGCGTTAAATAGATTTTTCCTTTACTGCATGTTAGCCATCACATTTGGTCCAATAAGAAATTATGGTCAAGACATTAAGTCTATTTTCATATATCTCCATGTTGCACTGAAAAAATAATATAGATGTTTCCATCTTGCTCACAATGGACAAAGTTTAGATCTCTAACAATTTTGACTTCCCACTACTCTCTCTTTGCGGAAAGGCTGAATTGTGTCCCTGAAAAAGATCAACACCATCTTCCTTCTGCATCCACCGATAGAACGTCGTGAGAAAAACTTCTTGCCTTCTCTGTGCATCCATCTTAGCGAATCAATCTTGTTGAAACCGAGACCTTGAAGAAGCAACAGCCGAGAAGTCGTTATGTATACTAGAAAACATCGGTGATCACGATCTGAACATATCACCATCCTGAAGAAGTTGGCACCAAGAAGGGCCATAAGATAATCCAAACTCCTGCCAGACAAAGGAAGGATATTGGGATATTGTAAGAGCTGCTCTTATAGTCAATCTTACAAGTGCAAAGATAAGTGATTTGTGGGTGATGGTCTATATTTTCATACCATTGCCATGGTTCGAAGACAACTTAACATAACTACTTCATCTGCTCCGACTGATAATATCTGAGCATATCGAAATATCGTCAATTTGAGCAAAGAAATATGAGTTATATGTTACAAAAACTATATGGCAAAGTTATATTCGAAAGAGGTTCCTAATGGTATTTTTTTTACATACATTTGTATTACGTTGATCAAATTCACGATCTCGAGATACATGTTGGCCTTACATACACTTGTATTACGTTTATCAAATTGAAGATCTCAAGATACACGTGGGCCTTACATACACTCCTATCACATTTATCAAATTGACGATCTCGAGATACACGTATGCCTTGCAAATCATATGGGATGTTGTACTAAGACTATGTTTTCAACTACTACAAATAGAAGACAAACTTGAAATGTTGTATGTCTGAGATATGATCGGACTTTTCAAGTGAACAAAAAACTGTTTCTAAGTAGTTATGTTGCAGATTTAACAAATAGAAGCTAGAAATTCGTAGAAGTATTTCATGCAAGTTAAGATATCAAATATGAATGCTTATAAGATCACGAGAATCCAATTGTGCACTTCAATCTCTGATTGAAGTCAATGTAGCATTAAGATGTTGCAATTAGCTTAATAGCTCAAAATTGGTTTTAGACTTACTTAACAATCTGCAAAATTGATATTTAATTCTGCAAAGCATTTACAGTTTAAGAATGAATATCGATTTTTTTCAAGGAACGACTCTCTTAgatgctactccctccgttgaactaaaaccacgacacttaCTATGGAATGGAGTACTTTTCATGTTTGTAGATAAATCACTTAGGTAGGAGTATACCTGTTTGTAGCATATTATGTACTACACATGAATATCTTTTGTTCAGTGTCAATTTACCTCATATATTTAGGATACATAGCAAGCACAAAAAAGTATCCTGGACAAAGTGGAAGCTCCGATATATGACACAATATGTGTTATTCTGTTCTGCTTGACACATTATCTTTCTGTCCAAAGAGATCCATGACTTATATGTGTGCTTCATTTATTTTCAATCTTGGTGCAGGAACTCATCTCAAGCATCTATGAATTAGTGATATTCCATGTGTTTATTTTCAAACTTGACGAATTGGATGTTGACATATATGATCATGCATAAGCATTTATTGGCTCTGGTCAAGGTAATTTTCTTTGCTCGCGGTTAATATAGACATGTTTTGAGAAGAAAGGGAACCAATATATCATTTACGGGCATCATGATTAGATTGATATTGATATGACCAAGGGAAAAAAATAACATGGGATCCCGTAAAAACATATATGTGTTGTATTTATAAATGTGCATATAGTGCATAAAATTATTAAATGCTAGCCAGTGCACTTGCACGGGCTGACGATTAGTATTTCTAATTGAGATTCTTGAAGCAGAAATATAATCACTTCATTAGTTCATTATGAAATATATTTTAATATTGTATATATTTGATATTACAGATCTTTGTGGATTTTCCCACAAACTTTGTCAAATTTTAAAAACTTTAGCTTTTTAAAAAATCCTAGAACTTCACTTATTTTGAAAAGAAGGAGTTTTTTTTATAAAGAACATTTCATTCAATTGATATATTGAGGTGATACAACCGCATTGAAGAATGCCCGGCCTCTGCATAGCGCGATGCACACGGCCAACATGTCCAACAAGCCTAAAaataaatactccctccatttacttatacaaggccactatgggatatacattttgcatctatacaaggccacaaacagTAATAGAGAAAAAAATTAATGATATTTTCTCATACTAGCAACATGTTTAATGCTTGCATGCATGCCATCATAATGACACTAACTAGTTCCTCCATTCAGTTTCCTTGCATACATGCAGCGTATTAATGATTCCTGTAAACAAAAAAAAGATTGACCTGCAAAGTATGAATTAAATTTTATCTTGGTACCTGTAAaatgagtttgtggccttgtatataaaaatggagggagtatcgtTTTGCGGCAGAAGTAAATCGTTCCAACCTAGGGTGGGGCAACTCCTATCTGGAGATTACACCGCAATCCATGTTGGGAGAAAACCTCCCTAGCTGTATGCTCCAGCAGTGTAGACGTCATCATAAAAATGTCTCTGTCCTTCAGTAAACGACATCTTGTTCTATTTCACCACATGGTGACAATTACTACTCCAGTAGAGATCTCTTAAAGCATGTACAATGGTGCCATATGGATACATATGCCCCATGACAAAAAGTAATTTGAGGCATCTACATTAATGTTTTCTCTTCAATGCAAGCTATCACTAGTAGGCCTCATTAAGAATAGAAAATAAAGACTCTAGTAAACATGCATCTCTACTTTTCACTCAACTTTTTCAGCTTTTGTCACCGGACCACATTTTTTCTCTTCAAGCACTTCCCTATCCGAACCTACTTTATGTCATATCCGATCCTACATGGCATGCGAGGCTATGCATTGTACATGTCCTTAGTACTGTACTGCCATCAACAACAACAATATGCACCGGAAAAGAAAAAGAATATGCATGCCATTTAAAGTTTTAAACTGCTCAAGTTAGGCGCTGTTGAGCTTAGCTTTGTGGGCCTTTTTCCTGTATGAACGGGGTCGTCGAATTGCTTGATGTGAAAGTGACGGCACGGAGCCCTGCTGTTCGTGCCCGGCACATTAAAAAAGTGCGAGAAGGAAAGCTGATTTACGTTCTGCTCCATAGCATTAGCAGGTCCCTACCCCAACGATATGATGCGCTTTTCGCCGTAAAGCAATGCATTCCCTCCACTTGCTCTTATTCTCTTGGCATATGTGTTTATACATGTTCTTTGTGCTCATGCTTAACTGAATTTTCAGAAGAGAACAAAAAATGCCGATCTCCCAATACGAGCTGCGCGGCCATTTACATACATGGAATAAACCATGTAAATGTGGTAAGAGCATCTTCAATAAAAAATGCAAATTTGGCAATGTAAAATAGGAGATGTAAAAATTTATATCTTTAAAAAGTACTTTTTGCATCTCCAAAAAAGTTCCAACTCCAACAGAAAATGCAAAACGTAGATGTAAAAGAGCAACTCCGGTAGAAGATGCAAACTATAGATGCAAAACCGGTTGCTGGCTGCGCGGCCGCTGTAGCCACTGTACAGCCGCACAAATTGAAATAATACATCCGATAATCAACTTAAAAATTGCACAAGTCCACAATATCAAATTATTACATTGTTCATTGAATCCACAAGATCAAATGCAACAACATACAACATAGTTTTGCATAATACAACAAACAAATAAATGAAACTAGGCGCCTCTTTCGTCATGATATTTCCAATACTCCTCCAACAAATACTTCTGAAGTTGATCGTGCGCATTGGAGTCTCTAATTTCATTGTACACCTTCATGAAGCGTTTAATTTGCTCCTCTCTTCTTATGGGCATAACGCGTATGCCCATCAAGTGATAGAAGGTGTAATCAAAACTCTATCTACGCTCATTCTCAATGATCATGCtatgcatgatcacacaagcagtcattaTATACCAAAGGGTTTTTGATCCCAGAATCTAGATGACCCACACACAATAGCAAATTGAGATTGCAAAATCCCAAAAGCCCTCTCAACATCTCTCCTAGCCGCCGCTTGTGCATTGTGAAAGATGAGTTCTTTCTTACCTTGGAGCTTTGCAATTGGCTTGACAAAAGTACTCCACCTTGGGTAGATGCCATCTGCAAGATAGTACTCGTAGTTATATGTGCGACCATTTGCTTCGAAGGTCACCGGTGGTGCTTCTCCATTTGCTAACTTGGCAAAAAGAAGTGACCGGTcgagcacgttgatgtcattgcaACATCCAGGCATCCCAAAATATGAATGCCAAAACCATTTTTTCTTGATCGGCAACGGCCTCAAGAAGGATACTGGCATCCTTCCCGCAACCCTTGAATTGTTCATGCGATGCTTTTGGGCAATTTTTCCACTTCCAATGCATGCGAACGACGGACCCTAGCACACCTAGAAACCCACGAGCTTTGTTCATCTCCAACAGCCTCTGAGTGTCCTAAGCATTGGGAGCTCTCAAGTACTCTGCACCAAACACTTCTACCATAACCTTTGCAAATTGTTTGACATAGAAGATAGAAGTGTTCACTGCCATCGCCAAGTTGTCATCAATGTAGTCTGCTGGAACACCGTAGGCCATCGGGCAATGCGGCAGTGACCTTCTGTTCGGTACTATGTCCAAGCAACCCTGCACAATTCCTCCTCCGCTCGAAGGATCGATCATGCTGCTTCACGGAATTGCAAATGTGGATGAAAAAGTCTTTGGACATTCTGAACCGGCGTCGGAAGTACCGCTCCGGAAAAACGTGTGGTGAACCAAAGTAGTTGTGCATCAACCTCTTGTGCGCATGAACCCGTTCTCTCCGAATGAACGCACGGCCATACACGGAACCACTGTGCTTCGGCTTCTTCCCCTTGTGCATTGCCACTAGCATTGCAATGTCCTCTTCTTCATTCAAATCAAATTCCTCATCCGACGAGGAATCGTCAACGAAAAAGGAGTCACACGAGCTCATCTACAATGCAGAAAATCACCGTCAAACTAACTTTCCATCCCCAACAAAAAAAACCCGTCAAGTTTCATCGTTTTCTTACCTTCGGGAATTTGGTCGAATACCTTGCTTGTGTGGTGGACGAAATTGGCCGGCTGCGGGTTGCGCAGCCGTCGACGGCGGCGGGTGCGGGCGGCGGCAACTGCACGACAGAGGAGATGGCCGCACGTCGGCAGAGAAGAAGTCGGGAGCTCGGTGCGGCCTGCGGGCGGCTTCGCACGGCCGGAAGAATGGCCGAGCCTTGCGGCCGTCGGGTGGGCGGAGTGGCGCGCCTCCACTAACTCCGGCGGGGGGTCTAGGCTAGGAAGAAGCTTAGCCCATCGTAGACCTCGCCGGGGAAGGCGTTTAGGCCAGCCACAACCGCGAGAGAAGCTTCGTTCAACGACGAGGCAGGTGGCAGGGGaccgggggggaggggggagaggGGGCAGCGAAGTCGCGGCGGGCCCGGCggtgcgcgggggggggggggcgatttGGTGCGGATTTGGCCGGTCGTGGAGTCGGGCGGGTGGCGGCTGGTCGCGCGGAAGGGAAAGGAAGGGCAGTTGGGCAGTTGGCGGACGGTCGCGATTTTACATCTTCTATAGGTGGAGATGCAAATTTACACCGAGGGGTGTTATAGTTTACATCTTCAGGAGGCAAAGATGTAAAAAAAAATCATCTACACCATCTGTTGGAGAGGTATTTTTGGCCCTCGGAGATGCAAAAGTTAGGTATTTTTGCATCTACGTGTTCTATCGGAGATGCTCTCATGTGGCATCGGTGGTTCTTTATGTTGGTCGTCGGATTACTCATTCGGATGTTTGCAGGGCCACAAAGGTTCTTTTCTGTTGTTGGAGTTATCATACTCCAACGCAGAAGCAAAGAATATAATCGATAAAAAGTACAAAGAGGGGACGGTTCTTGAGTTGTGAAGCTGCTGCAACCATAATGGTGGAATGATTAGATTTAGAACCAACAAATGACTTGGTCTGATTATTACAAGCAGCACAGACCTACCAGCTTTTGTACTTGCTACTTCAGGGCAGCATTACACAATGAGGATCCAACAAATCAAGAAAACAACGCAGGTGAGTAAAAGTGAGTAGAAATAGCACAAATCAGGAACTGAATCATGTCACTCGGAAGAAACATCTTAGGAGTACGTAAGCATTGTTTAGTCAGGCCTTTTTCGGGGCGAGCCTGGACCTGATCTTGTCCACCTCCTTGGTGCCGACCTGGAACGCCGTGGTGAGCACGTGGTCGGGCACCGGCGGCGTGGCCGCGAAGAGCGTCATGGCGAGCGACTGCGTGCCGGGGAACTGGCTGTTGAAGGCGGAGATGACGGAGGCGGGGCCGGCGCCGTTGTTCTTCTGGAAATGGACCAGGCCGCGCGGGAACACGAAGACGTCGCCGGCGGCGATGGTCTTGGAGACGAGCTTGTTGGCGGTGGTTATGAAGCCGACGTCGAGGGCGCCCTGGAGGACGAAGACCATCTCGGTGGCGCGCGGGTGGGTGTGCGGCGCGTTGAGCCCGCCCGGCGCGTAGTCGATGCGCGCCATGGAGACGCCCAGGGTGTTGAGCCCGGGCACCTTCTCCACGTTGGCGCCGGTCACCACGGAGCCGTAGGTGGTGCTGGTGTTGCCGGCGGCGCCCAGCCCCTTGAAGTAGAAGTCGTCCTCGGTCACCGTGGCCTTGCACGCGAACCCATTCACCTTCACCCCTGCACACAAGTCGAAGACGTGATTAATTTGCACCATCTTTCTGATCTGTGAGCAGCAGAGAGCACGCACGGAATCAGGCCGTGGCGGCTTACCGGAAGAGAGGTCAGCGACGCAGATGTCCTGGAGCAGGTCGGGGTCGCCGGCGACGGACGGCGGGGGGAGGACGGAGGCGAGGAGCGCCATGATGGCGCAGGAAAGCAAGGGAGAAGCCATGCCCATGCCCATTGCGAGCTTGGTCCTCCGCTCTGCGCCTGCCTGTCCTTGATTTGGCTGCTGAGAGTGAGAATTATGGCCTGGGGCCTGCCTCTCTTCACTCCTTTCTCTGCGGCTCCTTTACTCGCCCTGCTCGAGGTGAAGTTGGATGCTGAATAGACAAAAGATGTGGGTGGTATTTATAACAGGTGGGCACCGGAGAGAGACCGGAGTAGTAGCAGTAGGAGTGAGTGATGTGAGTGGCAAGGCATGTGTCCGTTCACTGCAAGAAATGTGCTGGCCGTGCGAGGTGAGGTGAGGTAGGGGGTCGGCGAGGATTGCCGTAGGAGTACACAAGGAACAATGTCGTGTGTTGTTACTATTTTATTGCGCACACACCTCTTGATTTTGATCTGGGAGCGGAATGCCTAGGCCGTGAACCAGAAGCCCCGCAATGTCGATCTCGTGAACAATGTAGGattgtggtggtggtggtgtttgGACGGGCAATGGGAGGTGATTGATCTGAAAAGAGATTTTTGGTGCGGCGAATCTGCGGTTAATCTTATTCGTCACACGAAGAAATCATTTGCATTCAGGTGTTTGTTTTGCGCGAGGAAGAAACCAAATGGACTTGACGGGCAAAAGTAACTGGAGGTGTTAATAATAGGAAAAAGTCTAAAACAAACCTTGAATTTATAGGCGAAAGCTAAATCAATCTTCAAACTCTTAATCCCTGAAATCAGCACACCAAACTCTTTAATCCCGGTCTATTTTAAACATTGAGAGGACTTCGCCGGTATTTGCTGAATTGGGCCGGCCCAGTAGCGTAGTCGCTCATGTGCGCACACTAATTTGTTGTTTCTTAGTGTTTTTCTTTtacattttcttttcttttttcatttttacTCATGTCTAATTTTAATCAATACCCAATATACATTTTTAACGCACACATACATTATGGAGATTTTTAAATTAAATGTTTTCAAAACTTTTTTCAGTACATGGTAATATTTTTACAAATACCTGTTTTACATTTTCTTATTGTCTATAAACATTTTATAAAACTACACGAACACTCTTTTACATGGTTCAATATTTTAAAATTTGCATGCACTTTTTTCAAAACACATGTCACATACATGCTGTTAAGGTTATGATACATTTTTTTACAACACGTAAACATTTTTTTACATTGTAGAAAAAGTGGCACTTTAAAATTTTGTTCAGGTTTCAGAAAATTTTTATGTTTCAAAAAGTGTCTGCACCTTAAATTTTTTTTTAAGGTTTAAGAAAATGTTTATGTTTCAAAATGTGTTCTCTTTTCGGAAGTTGTTGGTTTTTTAAAAGTATTCGAAATTTTCCAAAACGCACTTTATAACATTCGAAGATTTCACAAATAAATACGTGTTCAATACTTGTTTGCCCCTAAAAAAGTTTTCAAAGTTTGACACTTTTGTTTCTGATTAAATATTTTCGGCCACTTATTATGTAAGTCATAGTTGTCTGTTGTAGTGGCTAGCAAAATCATGTCAACCCTGCCAGGTCCAAAGTTCGACTCCATGGCATGTTTTTGTCTTACGGATTTTATTATGTCCCGTGTtaagaaaaagaaagaaggaATTTTTATGCGCGTGATAAGAAAAAAAATCACTTTATGTctggtgggccggcccagtcgaGTCCGCAGCCAACAATCCATAacattttaaaaaaatattatttaCGAGATAATTTATGAAATTCCAAAAAAGTTATTCAACAAATGCGACACAATTCTATAAATCCGAAAAAAAATTCATAGCTTGTGAAAAACTGTTGTAATTCTGAACATTTTTCCGAACAGTTTTTTATAATGCGAACAGAATTTCAGAATTCCAATTATCTTTTTGAGAAACACAAAATGAATTGAATTCGTGCCAAAAACATAAAACAggaacatttttttaaactttTGAACAATTTTAGAAAtgtgtgaacattttttaaatttcaTGAATTCTTGTTGTGTTATAGTGGGCTGGCCCAAATTCTTGTCCGTGAGAGTAGCTGGTCACCCGGCCGGGGATGTTGTATTCCCGGTGTGCCAAACAGGTCTAGAGTCTAAAATAAACCGGGATTACAAGTTCAGAGTGCCAATTTCTGGGATTTAAAATCCAGGGTTTGATTTAGCTTTTGTCTACAACTTCAAGGTTTATTTCATTTGATTGCAGATGGAAAACATCGAGAAGGAGAAACTGTCAGCTTGAAAGAGATGGGGGAGTTCATTGTGGGTCGCGACCATCTAAAAGCCTTCTTGTAGCACTGGCACCCGCTCGCTAGGCAGCGAGACCGCGACCGCCTGGACGCTCTCCTGGCTTCTGCGTGACGGATCTCCACCCGCTCGTTGTCTTCTTAGCTTGCCACTAGGTGGCTTTTTTGTTTCTTCTTGCTTTCCTACGCTTCCACCCGCTCGTTGTCTTCTTAGCTTGCCACTAGGTGCCTTTTTTGTTTCTTCTTGCTTTCCTACGCTTATGTTCCTAGACTGGTCTGTATGAATGTTTGCTTTATCGAGAGCCTTGGCTCAGTGGTTGGGCATGCGGTTGTGCAGCCTAACGACCTGAGTTCAATTCCTATAATTGACAGGTGATGCACAGGGGTTTTTCCCCATTTATTGAGGAACAAGTTTGGTGTGTAGTGAAACCACTCATCAAAAAAATATCTTGATACTCATTTAAAAAATTCTGAGGACCATGTTTATCTTGGTACTCATACTAAAATGGTCGTATGCATCCCTAGTTGGTGCAGAGGCCGGGGAAGTGAAATTCTCCCCCAATTTTAAAGGCACAAGTCGCCTCCCCCCGCGTCGCCTCCTCTGAGGCGACTCGGGGGCCAACCCTGGCGTCGCCGCCGCGTTtccccctctcctcccctccctccgccgccgcctgaGGGCCTCCGAGGCGCGGGTGCTCGGCCCCAATGATGGTGGCGGCGGGATCTGGCGCTTCCTCTCCGGTGGAGGGCCTTGGTTccccggggcggcggccccggcTGGTGGGCGCGGTGCAGCCGGTGGGCTGCGCAGGCAGGCTCTGGTGGGCAGCCTCCCACAGCCGCGCGGGCGGCGTGGGGGCTGTGGACGCTGGCGCAGTGGCGGCTCCTCGCAATCCGTCATGGCTTCATGTAAAAGATCCGCCCCTGCTCCGATCTGTCCCGATCCGTGCTGGCGCCGGTTGCCGGACTGGCGGATCTGGCGTGCGGGTGAGGTTTCGGGGGAAACCCCTGGCTGGCACACCGGCCTCCCCAAAGTTGACGCCTTTGGCGCCGATCCCCTTCCTGGAGGCTTTGGGGTGGATCCTCTCCCTTCCGCCTCCTCCTAGAGCTATGACGAAAGCTTTTGTTCCCCTGTTCTGGGTGTCGACAGAACCCTGGTGTCGTGTTCCTTCTTGAAGTCGGCGGCTGGGAACAACTCTTGGTGGCGGGGCTGCTGGTGGCAGTGCGCTTCGGCCTTCTACTTGGTGTTGCGCCTTGCTTCACGGGACCAGCGGACGATttctttggtggagcggtgcttcatccaTACATTGATGGTGACGGATCTTGATGGTGTGATGCAGTGCAGATTCGGAGTTCGATGTGGGaggatggactcgcgcaggagggcGACGTTGTCTGGCGTCATGATGGCGTTGATGGCAGAGAGACCTGGCACGATAGATGCAACAGTACAGCTCTGAAGATGGACtcgtggcaggtggctgcggcggcctcatacccggtaGGCGTCCTGGACTCCTAGTTGAGGAGTGTGCCAGACTGGTAGGTGCCCCATACcaggcaggcgtcctggttgggacctcaggtctcAGATGTTTAGGTTTGGTTGCGATGTCTGttggtattaggcccaggctATCAGTGCCTTTTCATCAATTGGATAGGTGTAGCGACAGTTGTTGCTTAGACGGTGGCTTTAGTTTTGCTattgtatgactttgtaaggtcttatgagaataattaataaagtggacGTATGCATCGCTCAAATGCAGAGGTCAGAGGTCACTCCTTTTTAAAAAAAGTAGGGCGAAAGCCTAGTTCGGGAAACAAGATGAGGAGTTCATCGTGGGTCGCGACCATCCAAAAGCTTATCTACTGAATTATTATAGGGGTCTTTGCAGCTCTCCGCATTCCAATTTTCTTTGGTTGAAGATACCAGTAATGATATTCCTTAACTCAATACTGGAGCTATAGTGAAGAGAAAGTTTTTTGAACCAACTTGCTGAAGAAACCATCTTGCATCTTCTTTGGCATTGTAACTATATCTTTAGTTGCCACCTGGCATATGTGGtatgttgggaaacgtagcatgtaatttcaaaaaaattcctacgctcacgcaagatctatctaggagatgcatagcagcGAGAGGGGGAGGGTGTgcctacgtaccctcgtagaccgaaagcggaagcgtttgacaacgtggttgatgtagtcgaacttcttctagctccgaccgatcaagtaccgaacacacgtcatctctgagttctgcacacgttcagctcggtgacgtccctcgccttcttgatccagcaagacatcgaggtagtagatgagttcagtcagcacgatggcatggtgacggtgatggtgaagtgatcctcgcagggcttcgcctaagcactatgaagatatgaccgagggtgtaaactgtggagggggcgtCGCACACAGCTAGGCAATTGTCTGTTGTGTGCTAGACGCCCCcctcctcatatatataggtgggagggagggaggagctgccataggaggcgcccaagtaggaggaatcctacttggagtcccTCCCAAGCCATGTGTCCCCCCTGCCATATATAACCGAGGTGGAAGGAAAGAGCAGGGGGGAGGGAAGGAAGTAGGAATCCTAATCCACACATTCCTTGCCCTcccttctttccttctcctcttcatAGGGCTGACCTCTAAAGGGGCGGACCAgggctggtgtgttccctcacttggcccataaggcccatatctttgtcggcggtgcccgaaactcctttccggtgacccgataagtatCCGGTACcctccagaacacttccggtgtccgaataccatcatcctatatatcaatctttacctctcgaccatttcgagactcctcttcatgtccgtaaTCTCATACAGGACTCttaacaacattcagtcaccaaatcacataactcatataatactatatcgtcatcgaacgttaagcgtgcggaccctttgggttcgagaactatgtagacatgaccgagacacctctccgatcaataaccaatagcagaacttggatgctcatattggctcctacatattctacaaaaatctttatcggtcgaaccgttatgacaacatacgttattccctttgtccatcagtatgttacttgcccgagattcgatcgtcggtatccacatacctagttcaatcccgttacctgcaagtctctttactcattccttAATACATCATCTTTTGTAACTAACGCGTTAGTCACTTTgtttgcaaggcttcttatgatgtgagggcctagagatacatctccgatactcagagtggaaaatcctaatctcgatctatgccaacccaacaaacaccttcggagatacctgtagagcatgtttataatcacccagttatgttgtgacgtttgatagcacacaaggtattcctccagtatccgggagttgcataatctcatagtctaaggaatatgtatttgacatgaagaaagcaatagcaataaaactgaacgatcaatatgctaagataacggatgggtcttgtccatcacatcactCTCCTAATGTTGTGacctcgttcatcaaatgacaacacatgtctatggttagaaaatttaaccatctttgattaacgagctagtctagtagaggcttactagggacacggtgttttgtctatgtatccacacatgtatcaagtt
Coding sequences within it:
- the LOC125507888 gene encoding germin-like protein 5-1 translates to MGMGMASPLLSCAIMALLASVLPPPSVAGDPDLLQDICVADLSSGVKVNGFACKATVTEDDFYFKGLGAAGNTSTTYGSVVTGANVEKVPGLNTLGVSMARIDYAPGGLNAPHTHPRATEMVFVLQGALDVGFITTANKLVSKTIAAGDVFVFPRGLVHFQKNNGAGPASVISAFNSQFPGTQSLAMTLFAATPPVPDHVLTTAFQVGTKEVDKIRSRLAPKKA